A stretch of the Acanthopagrus latus isolate v.2019 chromosome 9, fAcaLat1.1, whole genome shotgun sequence genome encodes the following:
- the myl1 gene encoding myosin light chain 1, skeletal muscle isoform has protein sequence MAPKKDVKAPAKKAEPAPAPAPAPEPAPAPAAPAVDLSAVKIEFSADQIDDYREAFGLFDRVGDSKVAYNQIADIMRALGQNPTNKEVNKLLGNPTADDMVSKRVDFDGFLPMLQTIINSPNKAGFEDYVEGLRVFDKEGNGTVMGAELRIVLSTLGEKMTEAEIDALMAGQEDENGCVNYEAFVKHIMSV, from the exons ATGGCACCCAAGAAGGACGTTAAGGCTCCCGCCAAGAAGGCCGAACCCGCACCAGCACCCGCACCCGCACCCGAGCCCGCCCCTGCTCCTGCCGCACCCGCCGTCGACCTGTCCGCAGTCAAG ATCGAGTTCAGCGCAGACCAGATTGATG actACAGGGAGGCCTTCGGCCTGTTCGACAGGGTGGGCGACAGCAAGGTGGCTTACAACCAGATCGCCGACATCATGCGCGCCCTGGGACAGAACCCCACCAACAAGGAGGTGAACAAGCTGCTGGGAAACCCCACCGCCGACG ACATGGTTTCCAAGAGAGTAGACTTCGATGGCTTCCTGCCCATGCTCCAGACCATCATCAACAGCCCCAACAAGGCCGGATTTGAGGACTACGTTGAGGGTCTGCGTGTCTTCGACAAGGAGGGCAACGGCACAGTGATGGGTGCTGAGCTGCGTATCGTTCTGTCAACACTGG GAGAGAAGATGACTGAGGCTGAGATTGATGCTCTCATGGCAGGACAGGAGGACGAGAACGGCTGTGTCAACTACGAGG CCTTTGTCAAGCACATCATGTCTGTTTAA